A section of the Deltaproteobacteria bacterium genome encodes:
- a CDS encoding peroxiredoxin, with translation MALRINDIAPNFTAETSQGKIDFHQWIGDSWAILFSHPKDFTPVCTTELGYVAKLKPEFDKRNCKAIGLSADAVTDHNNWAKDIQETQGHAPNFPIIGDADLNVAKLYDMLQASETPGKRTPADNQTVRTVFMIGPDKKVKAMLIYPMTSGRNFDEVLRLLDSLQLSAKASVATPVNWKPGDDVIIPTAVSDEDAKKKYPQGFKTHKPYLRTVSLKN, from the coding sequence TTTCACGGCGGAGACCTCGCAAGGCAAAATCGATTTTCATCAATGGATCGGCGACAGCTGGGCGATTTTGTTTTCCCATCCCAAGGACTTCACGCCGGTGTGCACCACGGAGCTGGGCTACGTCGCCAAATTGAAACCGGAATTCGACAAGCGCAACTGCAAGGCGATCGGCTTGAGCGCGGATGCGGTGACCGACCATAACAACTGGGCCAAGGACATTCAGGAGACCCAAGGCCACGCGCCGAATTTTCCGATCATCGGCGATGCCGACCTCAACGTCGCCAAGCTTTACGATATGCTGCAAGCGAGCGAGACGCCGGGCAAGCGCACGCCGGCGGACAATCAGACCGTACGCACGGTGTTCATGATCGGGCCGGACAAGAAGGTCAAAGCGATGCTGATCTATCCGATGACCTCAGGCCGCAACTTTGACGAGGTGCTGCGCTTGCTCGATTCGCTCCAGCTCAGCGCTAAAGCCAGCGTGGCGACACCGGTCAATTGGAAGCCGGGCGACGACGTGATCATTCCGACGGCGGTGTCGGACGAAGATGCCAAGAAGAAATATCCCCAGGGTTTCAAGACGCACAAACCGTATCTGCGCACGGTGTCGCTGAAGAACTAG